The following proteins are co-located in the Scomber scombrus chromosome 2, fScoSco1.1, whole genome shotgun sequence genome:
- the LOC134001628 gene encoding CD48 antigen-like, with product MEAQMRLIFFFIVMISAATEEIKNLKGIEGGNITLPDPVLELGFISLERKNVAMLDNGNFRMLNKNYTNKLHWDKNTGLFTITRLQRSDSGIYTIDSKEGNIFTTSYKLTVYDPVQTPAVNTVSVSTDSCILLCSVDKAETTLLWYKDEEILNQSSSALSLPLTVHKQDFNSSYRCEASNPAENKTLHVNITTSCRNNADAGGHSPDTQRYYILTGVIMAIVFVVVLAFLVHTVKKKFHKKSETITSQAQGRIRISEPRHTIY from the exons ATGGAGGCGCAGATGagactcattttcttttttatag TGATGATCTCAGCTGCTACTGAGGAAATAAAGAACCTGAAAGGCATTGAGGGAGGAAACATCACTCTACCTGACCCTGTGCTGGAGTTAGGATTTATTTcattagaaagaaaaaatgttgccATGTTGGACAATGGGAATTTTAGGATGCTaaataaaaattacacaaacaaaCTTCACTGGGATAAAAACACTGGACTCTTTACAATCACAAGACTGCAGAGGAGTGACTCAGGGATTTATACTATTGACTCTAAAGAAGGAAACATTTTCACTACATCTTACAAACTCACAGTTTATG ATCCTGTACAAACTCCTGCAGTGAACACAGTGAGTGTGAGCACTGACAGCTGCATCTTGCTGTGTTCTGTGGACAAAGCTGAAACCACACTGTTGTGGTACAAAGACGAGGAGATACTGAACCAGAgcagctctgctctctctctgcctctcactgTACACAAGCAGGATTTCAACTCCTCTTATAGATGTGAGGCTTCCAACCCTGCTGAAAATAAGACTCTTCATGTCAACATCACAACATCCTGCAGGAACAACGCAGATGCAGGGGGTCACAGCCCAGATACACAGAGATATT atattttGACAGGAGTCATAATGgctattgtttttgttgttgtacttGCGTTTCTTGTCCACACTGTCAAGAAGAAGTTTCATAAGAAATCTGAGACGATTACAAGCCAAGCACAAGGCAG AATCAGAATCAGTGAACCCAGACATACTATATACTGA
- the LOC134001502 gene encoding uncharacterized protein LOC134001502 isoform X1 has protein sequence MTSLKHAIIADNRSSSVCVCVCVCVCVCVCVCVFFAVSVFIYISCTSIMVQYQLYTLDHLRNSGFGLPYPRHGLQLLFWFANHCVICCEVSNFVVLKLVADCQPERGSFGFHFFGNNEELLPVLSRSRRGTSKRKMTYFEVGNLNTETYPGSADLPAYVTENYGLDGNYDNYNIDRIIISCQGRNRVVETVYVTEHDTAVFGRFSPDRTYEISCELIRALQNPQLDLTTFLTQMGYYVAMEEIYNPEPSYNTVQTYSGSTTTRGQSGNIRFFSQAFNQQLNLNTEPFNYDQQGGLAVEVQPRHKEPKAKKRQQTLYQSYWHSDWQRAHKDAYRESKKGSGGGGISLIHLLLGAGALYLTVKCWSWLRSWWETDLKEHVLKNLPWRAPSYQHPHIMLDYVF, from the exons ATGACTTCCCTTAAACATGCCATAATAGCTGATAACCGTTcttcttcagtgtgtgtgtgtgtgtgtgtgtgtgtgtgtgtgtgtgtgtgtgtgtgtgtgttctttgctgtgagtgtgtttatatatatcaGCTGTACCTCCATCATGGTGCAATATCAGCTCTACACTCTTGATCACCTGAGGAATTCAGGTTTTGGTCTTCCTTATCCACGACACGGCCTTCAGCTCCTGTTCTGGTTTGCCAATCATTGTGTGATCTGCTGTGAAGTCTCTAACTTTGTTGTCTTGAAA CTGGTGGCAGATTGTCAACCAGAGAGAGGGTCCTTTGGCTTCCACTTTTTTGGTAATAATGAAGAGCTTCTGCCTGTACTGAGCAGGTCCAGGAGGGGCACGAGTAAGAGAAAG aTGACGTACTTTGAAGTCGGCAACCTGAACACAGAAACCTACCCTGGTTCTGCAGACCTCCCAGCATATGTGACGGAAAATTATGGATTGGATGGTAACTATGACAATTACAATATTGACCGCATCATCATCAGTTGCCAGGGGAGGAACAGGGTGGTAGAGACGGTGTATGTCACAGAGCATGACACAGCTGTCTTTGGGAGGTTCAGTCCTGACAGGACTTACGAAATCAGCTGTGAACTGATCCGAGCCCTGCAGAACCCACAGCTAGATCTCACCACCTTTCTCACCCAGATGGGCTACTATGTAGCTATGGAGGAGATATACAACCCAGAGCCCTCTTACAACACAGTGCAGACCTACAGTGGATCCACAACAACAAGAGGGCAAAGCGGCAACATCAGATTCTTCTCACAAGCCTTCAACCAGCAGCTCAATCTCAACACTGAGCCGTTCAACTATGACCAACAAGGAGGGCTTGCGGTTGAAGTGCAACCTAGACACAAGGAGCCTAAAGCCAAGAAGAGACAACAAACTTTGTATCAAAGTTACTGGCATTCAGACTGGCAGCGGGCTCATAAAG ATGCTTATAGGGAATCCAAGAAGGGGAGTGGAGGTGGTGGCATCAGCTTGATCCACCTTCTCCTCGGTGCTGGAGCGCTCTACCTGACTGTCAAATGTTGGAGCTGGCTGAGGAGCTGGTGGGAGACAGACTTGAAAGAACACGTTCTCAAGAATTTACCATGGAGAGCTCCAAGTTATCAACATCCACATATCATGCTGGATTATGTGTTCTAG
- the LOC134001502 gene encoding uncharacterized protein LOC134001502 isoform X2 translates to MVQYQLYTLDHLRNSGFGLPYPRHGLQLLFWFANHCVICCEVSNFVVLKLVADCQPERGSFGFHFFGNNEELLPVLSRSRRGTSKRKMTYFEVGNLNTETYPGSADLPAYVTENYGLDGNYDNYNIDRIIISCQGRNRVVETVYVTEHDTAVFGRFSPDRTYEISCELIRALQNPQLDLTTFLTQMGYYVAMEEIYNPEPSYNTVQTYSGSTTTRGQSGNIRFFSQAFNQQLNLNTEPFNYDQQGGLAVEVQPRHKEPKAKKRQQTLYQSYWHSDWQRAHKDAYRESKKGSGGGGISLIHLLLGAGALYLTVKCWSWLRSWWETDLKEHVLKNLPWRAPSYQHPHIMLDYVF, encoded by the exons ATGGTGCAATATCAGCTCTACACTCTTGATCACCTGAGGAATTCAGGTTTTGGTCTTCCTTATCCACGACACGGCCTTCAGCTCCTGTTCTGGTTTGCCAATCATTGTGTGATCTGCTGTGAAGTCTCTAACTTTGTTGTCTTGAAA CTGGTGGCAGATTGTCAACCAGAGAGAGGGTCCTTTGGCTTCCACTTTTTTGGTAATAATGAAGAGCTTCTGCCTGTACTGAGCAGGTCCAGGAGGGGCACGAGTAAGAGAAAG aTGACGTACTTTGAAGTCGGCAACCTGAACACAGAAACCTACCCTGGTTCTGCAGACCTCCCAGCATATGTGACGGAAAATTATGGATTGGATGGTAACTATGACAATTACAATATTGACCGCATCATCATCAGTTGCCAGGGGAGGAACAGGGTGGTAGAGACGGTGTATGTCACAGAGCATGACACAGCTGTCTTTGGGAGGTTCAGTCCTGACAGGACTTACGAAATCAGCTGTGAACTGATCCGAGCCCTGCAGAACCCACAGCTAGATCTCACCACCTTTCTCACCCAGATGGGCTACTATGTAGCTATGGAGGAGATATACAACCCAGAGCCCTCTTACAACACAGTGCAGACCTACAGTGGATCCACAACAACAAGAGGGCAAAGCGGCAACATCAGATTCTTCTCACAAGCCTTCAACCAGCAGCTCAATCTCAACACTGAGCCGTTCAACTATGACCAACAAGGAGGGCTTGCGGTTGAAGTGCAACCTAGACACAAGGAGCCTAAAGCCAAGAAGAGACAACAAACTTTGTATCAAAGTTACTGGCATTCAGACTGGCAGCGGGCTCATAAAG ATGCTTATAGGGAATCCAAGAAGGGGAGTGGAGGTGGTGGCATCAGCTTGATCCACCTTCTCCTCGGTGCTGGAGCGCTCTACCTGACTGTCAAATGTTGGAGCTGGCTGAGGAGCTGGTGGGAGACAGACTTGAAAGAACACGTTCTCAAGAATTTACCATGGAGAGCTCCAAGTTATCAACATCCACATATCATGCTGGATTATGTGTTCTAG